Part of the Leishmania infantum JPCM5 genome chromosome 20 genome is shown below.
CACGAGAATGAGCGAGTCGGGGAATCCGCTGGCCTTTCCTCGTGTTTGGCGACTGTCGATAACACGCGCAAGCGTGCTAACAAGGACGACGGCGAAAGCGgcggacgcacgcgcgcgccgagAGGAGAGAGCATGGACGAGGATGGGTTGTTCGGCGATTGTGCGCTTCGCATGGACACCGGCTTGCTCGACAACGCAGTGGACCAGCACGTAACGGGCGCGCCGGCCATGTtcggcagcgatgacgatggcggcggcaacaccgTGGCGGACGCCGACCCGGTGAATCCGAAAGGGGTTTcgacgccgtcaccaccgcggccggATGGTGCCGACATGCCGGAGAGCAACTTCATGAACGTTGCCGTGATCACGGGAGTAGATGAGGCGttcgccgcgcacgcgactGATGACGTGAACGGAATAGGAGAGGcggacgcggaggaggtggatgTCGCTGCGTTCTTTGCCGATTCCGATTGATGGAGCGGAGGGGTCGAGGAGGTTAATGGCGATGTGATGGTTGTCGGCGGCAGTTTTGCACGtgcgtctcttcctctccgattcccctctctccctcacacacacgcacatggcTGTCTGTCTGTATCTttgggtgtgggtgtggtggtgcgccTCGATCGCGTTGCGCGTGTCACGGCTGTCTTTCACAAGGTGTATCTGTTCGCTGAgaacgacggcgacgaacGCCCAAAGGGACACGGGCGAGCAAACGAAGTTAGGAACAGAGATGGAAGGTGGATGATGTGCGGTGTAGCTGTGGCGGACGTCCTcttgcagctgcgcgccacgcacacacacacatacacacacacaaaagggaaacaaggagaggcagaagcaTGTCGGCGAGTCTCCCGTCGtcgacagcagccgcgggGTTTTCTGTTCGTTGTGAGGGCTCACACCGCTTACATCTCCCcaacccccccccgctcCTTTCTTGCcgcccacctctctctctctctgtctgtctgcccCCACGACTATTCCCGTGCCGCTTGTCCTGACGTTTTGATCGTCTCTTCGCGTTCCTCACGTGCACTTTGTGTGGCAGAAGCAGTGAGAGGCGGCCCAGCGGTGCGAGAGAacgagacacacgcgcacacacatatatacagGTACATAAGCGCACAGGCGGGCATTTGTACACGCGGAAGGGGTGCAGTGCTTGCTGACTCTGTGtaggtgcgcgtgcgcgcatgtccGTGCGGTGCGATAGCCGCGCCTCGGGCGAACAATCGAAAAGCACCGCACTTGAAACGGCATCCGAGAATAGGCGTAAGCAACAATGTCCACGTCATTGTTGCATCTCAGCTCCACGCAGGCGTTGCACTCCTCCGCGACTCACAGACTCGCAGCGACAAGGGCATCGACCGCCACGCTCCTCTGCTCCCCACATGCCGTAAACCACCTCCCCACAACGTGCGCGATACCCAGCCGCCCAGTCGTGCACTCGTCACAGGCAGCGAACGTGTCAGACCACCACGCGCAGCTgaccagcggcagccgcgactGGGGTTCAGGCGGCGGTACGCTCTTCCACCCAACGCGAGCACTACGGGCTCTTACACCAGTCACCGTGGCCCACTCCGACACGTTCGGCTCCTTTCGGAACGCCAACAGAGCAGCGGCTGGgacgtggtggcgcagctccaccgaAACGGCCTCCCGTGTGAAGGGTAGAAGGCTCGGCAGGGTGAAGGATCCGTTTCAGGGCGTTTTTTTGCAAATGCAAGGCTGCACAGAGGTAGAGATGACGCGGCGAAGCCCCACTCCACCACCGGACTTCCCGCTGGACAGTCTACCCATCTACGAGCCCCATGACCATAACGGGCCACCGCGCACCAAAATCGGCTTCCACCTTCCCAtgcgctcgctgccggcATCTCTAGCCCTCGACTTCTTCTTTCCTGGTGCAGGCCCTAACGACAGCCCGCAAGCAGCCaacgcctccagcagcagcagtaggGCCCACAGCAATGGGGGGTCTGCAAACATTGACCTTGACGTGCGCTACGAAGAAGCCGGCAACGGTGCCGGCAGtgagcatcagcagcacaccTCGAGGCTCGACCGCGCGGCGCACGGTACGGAAGGACTCTCCGCTGCGGGCGCTGGCAGTGTCACTGGCGACACATCCACGGCGTTCTGCCGTCTGTGTCGCGAAAGCTTCGATAACGACGGAACACTAAGGTCACACATTACAGTCGCAGACCGGGCGCGGCACGTCTCTCACCcggtgcgcgaggtggcgctTGAAACGCTGACACTGTTGGCCGTGCGCGGATACCCCATCGACAATATAATGACGGTGTGGGCCGACATCCTGTTCAACTGTCCACTGTTTCCGCGCATTCGCAGCATGACAGACCCGCGGTGGTCGATCGAGAAGCGGGCTGCTCGAATCGGCACTATCCTGCGGGCTTTAAAGCAGGTTGGAGTGCTTGATGTCGCCCTTGCGACGGCAGAGCCGACGGACGTGGTGGGCTCGCTCAACTCGCGCTaccggcgacgccgcgtcGCCTTTGAACGACTGGAGTACATCGGCGACAACTGCTGGGGCAACAACATTTCTAATCGGATCTTGTTGTTGTACCCTGATCAGCAGTGGCTGTATAgcgagcgctgcagcacgttcACGCTGGTGCGTGATGCGTGCGAGATGAACGTCAATCTCGACTTTGTCTTCGACACACTGGAGCTGTGGCACCTCTTGTCGACCACGGCGCATTCGCGACTAGGGAGTGGAAAGGTGAAGGCCGACCTTGTGGAAGGTATCTTTGGGGAGCTACACCTGCACCTCTACGGTATGGTGCCTAAGCTGCAGGATGATGTGGAGTACGTGGAGACGAACGGCGCTAGAGAGGTGCAGCTGGTCGCAGTCGTGGAGCACTGCCTGACAGAGCTGTACGACCTCATCGTGCTGAAGCACGCGCGCGACCTCGTCACATCGGCCATACCTCTCGCGAAGGAATTGGCGGCGAAGCGAATATGGGCGCGAACGCGCCCTTTTGTGCTGCCGCAGAAGCGTCCCAACACTGGCCGGGCTCGAAGCAAGACCGCGATGAGCAACGGGGCGCCGCATGCGTCAGCCTTTCCATCTGCTGCTCCGACGGTCGGacgcgctgccaccgccgcgcgcacaggGTCCTTTCCGGCGACACGCACCGGAGCGGCGACAGCAAATGCGTCTGTGACTACGCTGGAGGACCTCTTCGATGTGTCGCCTTCGtccttgcagcagcagcagcagcacgataTGTCCGCATGCGGAGCGGCCAGTGGCACCATCGAGTCGCGCGCTGACGGGCGCACGGAGGTAGCCGTGGTAAGCGACAGCGGTAAAGGTAGCAGGCATCACACGAAAGAGCGGGCCGAagaagcggctgcggtggcgagggGGCGAGCCGGCGTGATGCCGATCTCTCCTTTATTCTCCACCCCCTTATCCCTCACGCTGTCGGCCTCCATTGGTTTAGGTAGCACACGTGTCCTGCCGGCGTTGCCGCGTCTCTTTACCACTCCACACGTGTACCCCGAACGCGTGCCCaacccgctgcgcctcctgccgcTCTCGGCCATCCCAAGCATGACCTACTGTCACCACACGCGCTCAGACGTTTTTGCGAGGATGAAGGTGAGTTACGAGCGCCTTGGTCTGCTTCACGAAGGTTCGAGCCGCATGCACTATGTGGTAAGCCCTATTCCGCCGGCGTGGGCGGTGCTGATCGGCACACTCGTGCCGCAGCTCGTGGGAttcgtgccgctgcctgtCAAGCCGATCGGTGACATAAAAGGTGCATCGGCCGAAGCGCGTCGGCTTTTGGTGCCCATGGATGAGGGCGGCCTGTACTGTCGGGATGCCCTCTACAATCTCGCAGtgtcgccgtcctcgccggctgccgcctcgtcaccccacgcagcaccgtcgccgatgAGCACTGCGTGGACACTGCAGAATGCCGGcttgccctccctctctgtcaCACCGAGCAAGACaagagaagacgacgacgacgcttcCTCGGGCGAAAAcgggcgcagcgggtgcacCTTCGCTCCCTCCCGCTACGTGCCGCCCGGTATtcgagcgccgccggctgGCGTGGTGACAGACCGTAAcctctgccgcggcgtcttTGCCTTTCTGGCTGTCGGTGTGGCTGACGCCGTGGCAGAGGCTGAGCAACTCACGCGCACGGACGCGGTGTCGGTCAGTGCCGCTACCCCGGCGGGCCCCACCACAGGGGCGCGGTCCTCTGGTGAGGGCCCGGCGCAGCACTCCGCAGAAGACAACTCGCCTAAAGCGTCGGCGactgtgtgcgcgcagcgGATGAAGGCGGCAACGGACtactggcggcgccgctcgcaGACCTCCCTCCAGAACTTCTCGGCCGGATCCGGTGAGGCGTCACTGCCTCGCTAGTTTCGTTGCCCGtttgttttctttcgttCGAGTCTCCAACTCAACTGGTAGTAAGAAGGGGGAACCCTGTGAgaaagtgtgtgtgtgtgcctttgAAATCGATGTTgccggagagagagactgaGTTCGTTCGGTCTCCGTCGTCGCCTAGGCGCTGTTTGGTTGCTGTCGGCTGTCGCAGAGCTTTCCGTCGTTTTGTTTTAGGGGCGCCGCCCTCTCACTATACCTCCATCACCGCTCTACACCACCACTATCTACATgtacccacccacccgcgcGCACCCCCCCCTGGTGCTTCCCCCTCGCCACCACACCGTTTCTTCTCATTCTTGTAAGACTGGTGTGTTGGCTGTTGGCCCCcggggaggcggtggggtgCGGTGGGGTGCGGTGATCCTTCAGCGCACCACAActgtagtggtggtggtatgtgtgtgtgtgtgtgtgtgcgtgtgttttccATGTTGCTTAGAGCTACAGCACAGGCTGGGTGCGCTCTCCTGCTTTGATTGTGTAGCGTTGTGTACgcctgtgcatgtgtgtcttGTTCCTTTTCGTTCTACTCCGCGCGAGCATGAGACGAAACGAAACGGATGGAAAAGGGCCACAATGTGCAGCCGACCCTTCCTTCCGCCATCGCCCCCTCCGCTAAACTCCCTGACGACTCTGTGGTGaactcccttcctctccaccaccagcacccgTCTTAGCCTCTCCCGTCCGTGATGTAGGCAACGCAGGAGAGGCGCCTCACCGGCACgtacgccgccgcccatctcgtccctctgcctctcatCATCTCCGCCTTTCCCtgcccctcttccctgcAACGCCTTCCATCCCAACGCCCGTGTAAGGAACGCGCCCTCCGACGGGCGTGGGCAGGGTTTGCTCGCTGAACCCCCaacagcgcgcgcagcaacACGCAAGAGCAACGGGCTTCAcggcacgcaggcacgccgatgccgccgtcTGGAAAGGTGGGCTcatcagcagcgcagcaggtggTCGACATGGACCCGCTCCTCGTGTACTTCACCTTCTCCCGCATCCGGCCTCGCTTCTCTTGCGGGCGCACAATCGAGAGCACGCTGAAGCAATTTCGTGACGGCGAGCTGCACCCGCGcgacctccccctcctctccgtgcTGACAGATGGCGCACACTACTACAGTCAAAACAACCGACGGCTGTACGTGTACAAGCAGCTGAAGCGCGAAGGCTTGCTCGACatgctgccggtgcggctgcgcccTCTGCCGCAGACGAAGCGGATGCGTAGCAAGTACTCACCGCAGACCTGCGCTCTGAATGCAACGCTTATGCGAGACACAGCGAACAGGGATGGCCTCAGAGACGCGagtgcgacagcggcggacagcagcgacgcgtcCGATATCGAGGGTAGTCACGACGACCATGACGCCTGCACGTCCTTGGCTGCGGTTGGGGAGCCCGGCGCGGGTGACGACGAGTTCCGCCGCGGCAACCGCTCAGCTCCCTCGTCCAGCTCTCCGCCACGCCCGGCATCCTGTGCGACGGGCTCCGGCCTTGAAAgggaggcggtggggagCGGAGACACACGCAAAGCCCCGACAAGGAGGAATCAGaagaagcagccgcagccgcagcacggcctcgCTCTGTCACAGCAGTCGTCGAACGCCAACTGCAGCGAAACGGCGTCACAGCGTCCAGGAAAAAGCAagggtgccgccgcagctcgaTCGCCGAGTACCAgtagcagcgacggcggtggtaACGGTGGCACGAGTGCCTTGGAAGCAGAGCTGCGCAAACTTGGCCTGCACACGTAATCAAGTGGGCCCGTCTTCCTTCCCCGCCCCTTTTCatccacccctctctctcatgcgAGCGTGAAGGTATGGGTTGTTGTTCTGTGGATTACCGCCGCAGTTACGTGGCGCTGTTCTTGTCTTTTGGCTTTTCCCTTGTTTTCATCTGCGCTCGCACATGGCACACCTTTCACACGTCAACAGATAACAGGGGGCTCTCGCTGTCCTTCTCCTTTTCGGGTCTTCGTTGGAAAACGGACGTGGAGAGGCGCAGAAAGGCCGCGCAGCTTGCTACATCCGCAAAGGCGGTGCGGAACTTCCTGTGAGGCGGAGCTAACATCTTCGTGTTGACCTTCTAGTTGACACTGCTCGACGAGTgggcgtgagagaggggggaaagagggggcaTCGCTCCATCGAGCTCAACCGTCACGCACGTGAGTCGGCGTTGTCTTGAGGTGAGGAGTACGGACAGAACTTTAAGGTGAACGCAGCGCCCGCGCATgggagagaaagacgagGAGATCATGTCGTGGGTGGAGCATGCGTGGCGAGTGCAGGCCTTCATTCCCATCTCATCTCCTCTGACCTCTCAGCTTTCCGCTGTCGTTTCGTGACCCTTTTATTGTTGGTCgttttcgtgtttttttggggggtggggtggaggcTTGTTCTTACCCTGgcctctcctccccatcAACTCGGCTCGATGCGCTGCGGACTTatcggcacacgcacacatcacaTGACATCACACACGCTAATGCGCGCTCGCTGCCCCCTCAtacctcctccttctcctacctccctcctttcttctctcctctcttgctTGCCCCGTGCTATTGGGGatgtgtctgtctgtctgtctgtgtgtgtgtgtgtggggggggggggggggggctcccttaggaacacacacacagagagagcggaaACCGGATCGAGCATTGCATTGCGTGTGACAGATAGGCGGGGGaccaccggcacacgcgcgcctaCACGCATGCCGCGCTTTAACGGGTCCAGTGGACGAGGGAGCATCGTCTCGCTGAAGCAAAGGAAAAGGTCTCTGGCGGAGACGGTCAATGAGCAGCTGGCTCGCTCCGCcttcggcggtggtggtgcaggaggtgcgtaccgcgacgacgacgaatATGCGGACGGCGGTTTCGCGGAGGACTACGAGTTTGACGATGTCGACTCGAATGGATTcaacggcgacgatgacgcgGAACGGGGCAGTCGTCGGCAGACCGCAGCATCTGCGGCCGAGAAGCCGACGAAAGATGCCGCAAAGAAGCTGCCGTCCTCTGCGTCTtcgtcgcggctgcgtcaCCGTGGCCCACTCGACGCTAGCCTCAGCGAGGGAAAGTACGCCGCGACGCCAGTGAACGTCGAGGCCGCCATGGACGACATCTTCGGCACACTCGACATGGGAGACTTGGATGCCGAAGGTGAAGAGTTTTATGACGGCGACGATATGGatgccgaggaggaggaggagcaggagcagggATACGGCGAGGATGGCGACCGCAAGGAACGCGGCGGACGCGGTGTGGCGTCGAAGAACGACGCTGTCGGTCGcaagcgccgccgtgcgaAGGACCTGACGGAGAAGGAGTACACAGCGTGGCTGGAGAACAAGAGCAGCAAGCAGAAGAAGGcggggcagctgcggcggtcAATCTCGCTTGGCGGGGGCAATAGTGGCGTCGGCGAAGCTGTGCTGGACAGCGAGGAGGCTGATAtcctccgccagctcagcGAGCTCCGACAGACGCAGATGAGTCTCGTGCCCGCTGGTAACGCGGCGAGCGCCGGTACCTctagcgccgccgccgagacgGCCTCCACGCAAACCGATGCGAAGCAGACCCGCGACGTGGTGCAGCACCTCATCATGGTCTACGGCCAGCTGttgcgtctgcgcgtgctgctccaACCGGCGGTCACCAAAGCCATCAGCATGCCGCAGTACTACGCCCGCTCTCTTTTTGTGGATG
Proteins encoded:
- a CDS encoding putative RNA editing complex protein MP90, with product MTRRSPTPPPDFPLDSLPIYEPHDHNGPPRTKIGFHLPMRSLPASLALDFFFPGAGPNDSPQAANASSSSSRAHSNGGSANIDLDVRYEEAGNGAGSEHQQHTSRLDRAAHGTEGLSAAGAGSVTGDTSTAFCRLCRESFDNDGTLRSHITVADRARHVSHPVREVALETLTLLAVRGYPIDNIMTVWADILFNCPLFPRIRSMTDPRWSIEKRAARIGTILRALKQVGVLDVALATAEPTDVVGSLNSRYRRRRVAFERLEYIGDNCWGNNISNRILLLYPDQQWLYSERCSTFTLVRDACEMNVNLDFVFDTLELWHLLSTTAHSRLGSGKVKADLVEGIFGELHLHLYGMVPKLQDDVEYVETNGAREVQLVAVVEHCLTELYDLIVLKHARDLVTSAIPLAKELAAKRIWARTRPFVLPQKRPNTGRARSKTAMSNGAPHASAFPSAAPTVGRAATAARTGSFPATRTGAATANASVTTLEDLFDVSPSSLQQQQQHDMSACGAASGTIESRADGRTEVAVVSDSGKGSRHHTKERAEEAAAVARGRAGVMPISPLFSTPLSLTLSASIGLGSTRVLPALPRLFTTPHVYPERVPNPLRLLPLSAIPSMTYCHHTRSDVFARMKVSYERLGLLHEGSSRMHYVVSPIPPAWAVLIGTLVPQLVGFVPLPVKPIGDIKGASAEARRLLVPMDEGGLYCRDALYNLAVSPSSPAAASSPHAAPSPMSTAWTLQNAGLPSLSVTPSKTREDDDDASSGENGRSGCTFAPSRYVPPGIRAPPAGVVTDRNLCRGVFAFLAVGVADAVAEAEQLTRTDAVSVSAATPAGPTTGARSSGEGPAQHSAEDNSPKASATVCAQRMKAATDYWRRRSQTSLQNFSAGSGEASLPR